The following proteins are co-located in the Tiliqua scincoides isolate rTilSci1 chromosome 8, rTilSci1.hap2, whole genome shotgun sequence genome:
- the CRYBA1 gene encoding beta-crystallin A3 has product MEELSAFSEREATPAAKMAQTNPQPAQLGPWKISVYDQENFQGKRMEFATSCPNIMECNFDNVRSLKVESGAWLGYEHTSFCGQQFALERGEYPRWEAWSGSNAYHVERLMSFRPVCAANHKESSITLFEKENFMGHQWEIHDDYPSLQAMGWGNNEVGSMKIHCGAWVCYQYPGYRGYQYILEADHHGGDYKHWREWGSHAQTAQIQSIRRVQQ; this is encoded by the exons AAGCCACCCCAGCAGCCAAGATGGCTCAGACAAACCCTCAGCCGGCACAGCTTGGCCCATGGAAG ATCAGTGTCTATGACCAGGAGAACTTCCAAGGGAAGCGGATGGAATTTGCCACCTCTTGTCCCAACATTATGGAGTGCAACTTCGACAATGTCCGCTCACTCAAGGTGGAAAGTGGCGC CTGGCTTGGCTATGAACACACCAGCTTCTGTGGGCAACAGTTTGCCCTGGAGCGAGGCGAATATCCCCGGTGGGAGGCCTGGAGTGGCAGCAACGCCTACCACGTCGAGAGGCTGATGTCCTTCCGCCCCGTCTGTGCAGCT AACCACAAGGAGTCTAGCATTACCCTTTTTGAAAAGGAGAACTTCATGGGGCACCAATGGGAAATCCACGATGACTACCCTTCCCTGCAGGCCATGGGCTGGGGCAACAACGAAGTGGGTTCCATGAAGATTCACTGTGGCGC gTGGGTTTGCTACCAGTATCCTGGCTACCGTGGCTACCAGTACATCTTGGAGGCTGACCACCATGGCGGAGACTACAAGCACTGGCGGGAGTGGGGCTCGCACGCCCAGACTGCCCAGATCCAGTCCATCCGACGTGTCCAGCAGTAA